From the genome of Aspergillus fumigatus Af293 chromosome 1, whole genome shotgun sequence, one region includes:
- a CDS encoding zinc-binding alcohol dehydrogenase family protein: MSELPSSQPAIIESDDGTLGLRNDVQMPSLEDDMILVRNAFVALNPIDTKMVGKLASPGAIAGKDFAGEVVSIGPKVQTAAPIKPGDRICGAVPWMHSLTPAVGAFAQYVGATDLTAIKIPEYMSLEEAVTLGSGIGTIGLALFKSLDVPGSPWLPADKPVDVLVYGGSTATGTLAIQLLKLSGLNPITTCSPTKFDLVKSYGATAAFDYRQKTCADDIRKYTRNSLKFVLDCISEPETMQFCYKCLGRWGGGGGGGGNTPHWNLTLSSYIPGRRRLCQIGCLARRCWGKGLTGQSRLVGRGTRSTEGLGSSGLSWCRSWLDQGKLKTHPHKLVGDSLGEALGGLGLLKEKKVSGQKLVCRV; the protein is encoded by the exons ATGTCCGAGCTACCGTCCAGTCAACCCGCCATCATCGAGAGCGATGATGGTACACTCGGCCTACGCAACGATGTCCAAATGCCATCACTAGAAGACGACATGATCCTAGTGAGGAACGCCTTCGTCGCCCTAAACCCAATTGACACCAAAATGGTCGGCAAGCTTGCAAGTCCTGGCGCAATAGCCGGAAAGGATTTCGCAGGCGAAGTCGTCTCCATTGGGCCCAAAGTCCAAACCGCCGCACCCATCAAGCCGGGTGACCGAATCTGCGGCGCAGTGCCTTGGATGCACTCTCTCACTCCTGCGGTGGGCGCGTTTGCGCAGTATGTTGGCGCGACGGATCTTACTGCCATAAAGATCCCGGAATACATGTCccttgaagaagcagtaACCCTGGGAAGTGGGATTGGGACTATTGGACTTGCGCTGTTTAAATCACTGGATGTTCCTGGATCGCCTTGGTTGCCGGCTGACAAACCGGTGGATGTGCTGGTGTATGGTGGGAGCACTGCGACTGGGACTCTGGCTATTCAGTTGCTCAAACT ATCGGGCCTGAATCCCATAACAACCTGCTCACCGACCAAGTTCGACCTCGTGAAATCCTACGGCGCCACTGCTGCCTTCGACTACCGTCAGAAGACATGCGCAGACGATATCCGCAAGTACACTCGAAACTCACTCAAATTCGTCCTCGACTGCATTTCTGAGCCAGAGACAATGCAGTTCTGCTACAAATGCCTCGGCcggtggggggggggggggggggggggggggaataCACCGCATTGGAACCTTACCCTAAGTTCCTACATACCCGGCCGAAGACGGTTGTGCCAGATTGGGTGCTTGGCCCGACGCTGCTGGGGAAAAGGCTTAACTGGCCAGAGCCGTTTGGTGGGGAGGGGAACGAGGAGTACAGAAGGTTTGGGTTCAAGTGGTTTAAGCTGGTGCAGGAGTTGGCTGGATCAAGGGAAGTTGAAGACGCATCCGCATAAATTAGTAGGGGACAGTCTTGGGGAGGCGTTGGGCGGTCTAGGGCTTCTTAAGGAAAAGAAAGTTTCTGGTCAAAAGCTGGTGTGTCGCGTTTGA
- a CDS encoding cytochrome P450, whose protein sequence is MPHLLKKLFTQFLFQQPFSMISFLGLWLCTVTLASGGIFHQALAGGEHTALHFQVLGAHVVAFVAFAVYWMILYPRYFTPFGNIPTPSRRRILTGNYPVLFPDNAWVPLRELAETTPNDGLLRIYSALSGEALLVTSPPAIRDMLTVNAFDFTHQDLVKIAIRRFTGSNLERTQLHRKNMMPAFTVPHVRKLTSIFWAKAQEMVRCMSNELRADSFARIDFREYMSRATLNNIGLAGMGHDFQTLKQPDTDLRSHHRKLILDPTRVFSWVGLLSRYFDMRLLMRVPLKKLIEISQSAKYLRELTTAVIQGRREQLVVAENNRGKDIITVALAGGVFDEHHLVDHVMTFLTAGHESTATAFEWTMYELGRRPEMQSRLRDELRATIGTDLAAVNFGLRVQNLPYLNAFCSEVLRCYPFSPIIVKVAQKETMLIGQRIPKGTVVLYSAEVSNHDKTLWGPDADKFDPERWMGAKKAKSGGASSNYAMLTFGAGPRNCIGANFARATLECLVAAVLSTFEIELANPDTAGRLKFGQTKKSAEGIYGRLKFVQPVEV, encoded by the exons ATGCCACATCTATTAAAGAAGCTATTCACTCAGTTTCTTTTTCAGCAACCCTTCAGCATGATCTCCTTTCTCGGGTTATGGCTGTGTACGGTTACACTAGCCTCGGGGGGAATCTTCCACCAGGCTCTCGCTGGCGGTGAGCATACAGCATTGCATTTCCAAGTGCTAGGTGCTCATGTGGTTGCCTTTGTTGCCTTTGCTGTGTATTGGATGATCCTCTACCCCCGTTATTTTACCCCCTTCGGCAACATCCCCACTCCTTCG CGTCGAAGAATTCTGACAGGGAACTACCCAGTCCTGTTCCCCGATAACGCATGGGTTCCTCTGCGGGAACTTGCCGAAACCACCCCTAACGACGGTCTCCTCCGAATCTACTCTGCGTTGAGCGGCGAGGCCCTCCTGGTGACAAGCCCGCCAGCCATCAGAGACATGCTCACAGTCAATGCCTTTGACTTCACCCACCAGGACCTCGTCAAGATTGCTATCAGACGATTCACAGGTAGCAATCTTG AGAGAACACAGCTCCATCGCAAAAACATGATGCCAGCATTCACAGTCCCGCACGTCCGAAAATTAACCAGCATCTTCTGGGCCAAAGCTCAGGAAATGGTGCGCTGCATGTCGAACGAGCTCCGCGCAGACTCCTTCGCCCGGATCGACTTCCGCGAGTACATGTCTAGGGCTACACTCAATAACATCGGGCTGGCGGGGATGGGCCACGATTTCCAGACGCTCAAGCAGCCCGATACCGACCTGCGCAGCCACCACAGGAAACTGATCCTCGACCCGACTCGCGTGTTTAGCTGGGTGGGGCTGCTGAGTCGGTACTTCGACATGAGACTATTGATGAGGGTGCCGCTTAAGAAGTTGATCGAGATCTCGCAATCGGCGAAGTACCTCCGTGAACTCACGACGGCGGTTATTcaagggagaagagagcAGCTGGTTGTGGCTGAGAACAACAGGGGTAAGGATATCATCACTGTTGCTCTCGCAGGCGGTGTTTTTGACGAACACCATCTAGTCGACCACGTCATGACCTTTTTAACCGCAGGCCACGAGTCCACCGCCACGGCTTTTGAATGGACGATGTACGAGCTAGGCCGCCGGCCGGAGATGCAGAGCCGGTTAAGAGACGAGCTGCGAGCGACAATAGGCACAGATCTGGCGGCCGTTAACTTTGGATTACGGGTCCAGAATCTGCCTTACTTGAATGCATTCTGCAGTGAAGTGCTCCGGTGCTATCCCTTCTCGCCGATTATCGTAAAAGTTGCACAAAAGGAAACCATGCTTATTGGCCAGCGGATTCCCAAGGGCACTGTTGTGCTGTACTCGGCCGAGGTGTCGAACCATGACAAGACCCTTTGGGGGCCTGATGCGGATAAGTTCGATCCGGAGCGGTGGATGGGcgcgaagaaggcaaagTCTGGTGGTGCTTCGAGTAATTATGCGATGCTTACATTTGGCGCGGGTCCACGGAACTGCATTGGAGCGAATTTTGCCAGGGCGACGCTTGAGTGTCTTGTTGCGGCAGTGTTGTCTACGTTTGAGATCGAGCTTGCGAATCCTGATACGGCGGGGAGGTTGAAGTTTGggcagacgaagaagtcggCAGAAGGCATTTACGGAAGGCTTAAGTTTGTACAACCTGTGGAAGTCTAA